One genomic region from Doryrhamphus excisus isolate RoL2022-K1 chromosome 14, RoL_Dexc_1.0, whole genome shotgun sequence encodes:
- the tac1 gene encoding protachykinin-1, which yields MHLRLLTLFMLFLAVAQMFCEDNLREDEDFWTSDNIQLGWPSRDPFREILLRMTRKPRPHQFVGLMGKRSMANSQIPRKRHKVNSFVGLMGKRSQEEPDSFDWSTVQMDDARR from the exons ATGCACTTGCGCCTTTTGACACTTTTCATGCTTTTCCTCGCCGTGGCTCAAATGTTTTGTGAGGACAACCTGAGAGAAGACGAGGACTTTTGGACAAGCGACAACATTCAG CTTGGCTGGCCTTCCAGGGACCCATTCAGAGAAATCCTTCTGAGGATGACAAGAAAGCCAAGGCCGCATCAGTTTGTCGGCCTGATGGGCAAGCGCTCAATGG CCAATTCACAGATTCCCCGCAAAA gGCATAAAGTCAACTCTTTTGTTGGTTTGATGGGGAAAAGAAGCCAAGAGGAGCCAG ATTCCTTTGATTGGAGCACAGTACAGATGGACGACGCCCGCCGCTAA